The genomic region AAGGTGGGTAAACGAATAGGGGAGCATGCTAAACGTCTGGGAGTGCATATCAACTTTGCACCGGATGTTGACATCAACACAAATCCTAAAAATCCAATTATCGGGAATCGTTCCTTTGGTGAGGACAGGAATAGCGTTACGCGCAATGGTATCGCTTTTATGAAGGGAATGCAAAGCGCGGGTGTACTGACCAGCGGAAAGCACTTTCCCGGGCATGGCGATACATCGGTAGATTCTCATAAAGCCCTACCCAAAATCGATTTTACAAGACAAAGGTTGGACAGTATAGAAATGTATCCCTACGAAAACTTGATTCAAGAAGGATTGAGCAGTATCATGGTCGCCCATCTGAGCGTACCCGCTCTGGAAATACAAGAGGAGATACCATCGTCATTATCCGAACAGATTATTTCCGGCATTTTAAAAGAGGAAATGGGTTTTCAAGGCCTGGTTTTTACCGATGCATTGAATATGAAAGGCGTATCGGATTATGCCGAAGATGGTAAAACCGAACTTGCTGCTTTTTTGGCAGGTAATGATATGTTGTTGATGCCCAAAGACCTAGAAAAGGCTAAAGAAGCACTGCTTAAGGCATATGAAAGGGGAAGAATAACAGAGCAGCGATTATCGCAATCCGTCAAAAAAATATTGATGGCCAAATTCAAAGTCGGCTTACATAAATATGAGCCTGTTGTCTTGGATAGCCTTAATGAGGATTTGAATACATTGGCAGATGATTTACTATATGAAGAAGCTATAGAAAATGCGATCACCGTTGTAAAAAACAACTTTTCACTCTTACCCATCAAAAAACTGGAAAATAAAAAAATCGCCTATGTGAAATTCGGTGATGATGACGGTACACCATTTCTAAAGGAGCTAAATAAATACACCATAGTCGATGAAATTGATGGAAAGGATGTCGCTAGTCTCAAAAAGAAACTCACCGGGTACAATTTGGTAATAGTTAGTTTGCATAAGAGTAATGCTAGCCCTTGGAAAGGATATAAATTTACTGATAATGAGTTGTTTTGGTTAGAAGAGATAGCTAGGGATAGAGGTTCAAATACCATTCTTACAACCTATACGAAGCCCTATTCGCTATTGGATGTTACGTCATTTGATAATTTGGATGCTGTAGTGGTCGGATATCAAAATAGTGAACTGGCGCAACAAAAAATGGCCCAATTACTTTTTGGGGCGATTCCCGCCAAGGGAAAATTGCCTGTTAGCATAGGGTCTGGATTTCCTGCAGGTACTGGAGTTTTGCTAAACGATTTGGATAGGTTGGGATATAGTTTTCCGGAACGTGTAGGTTTTAGCTCAGAAAAACTTACTCAAGTAGATACTTTGGTACAGGTAGGTCTAGATTCCTTGATGTTCCCTGGAGCCCAAGTGCTGATTGCCCGTAGGGGCAAGGTCATATATAACAAAAGTTTTGGAAAGCCCACATACGAGTCAAAAGAGATTTTGACCAACGAGCATATTTTTGATTTGGCCTCCTTGACCAAAATACTGGCGACCGTACCCATGGTCATGAAAATGGAGGAAGAGAATAAAATAGCCCTTAACACCACTTTTCAAGATATGATACCTGCTTATGCGGAATCTGAATTGAAAGACGTTACGGTTTTGAAGGCTTTGTCCCATTATGGTAGGTTACCGGCTTGGATCGCTTTTTATGTAAGCACGTTGGACAAAAAAAGAAAACCCTCGACCGAATTCTACAGAACATCGCCTTCTGATGGATTTTCGATTAAGGTAACCGATAAACTATACCTGACCGATGCTTACAAAGATTCAATTTATAATAGAATCGGTAGACAAGAGTTAAAATCCAACCGATACAGATACAGTGATGTTGCCTATTATGTATTTAAAAAATACATTGAAAATACCTATGGAAAACGCCTAGATAACTTGGCCAACGATTTTTTGTACAACCCGCTGGGAGCTTATAAGACCACCTATAATCCGTTGGAAAAGTTTCCAAAGAATAAAATTGTGCCTTCTGAAATCGATAAATATTACAGGTACGATGTAGTACAGGGTTATGTTCATGATATGGGCGCCGCCATGCAGGGCGGGGTGGGAGGCCATGCCGGACTTTTCAGCAATTCTAACGATATCGCCAAAATCATGCAAATGTACCTGCAAGGCGGCATTTATGGTGGCGAGCGTTTTTTGGATTCACGTACCATTGAAAAATTCAATAAGTGCTATTTTTGCGATGAAAATGTACGCCGTGGTGTTGGTTTTGACAAGCCCGATTTAAGGAGCGGCAACCCTACCTGTGGTTGCGTCTCTCGAAAAAGCTTTGGCCACAGTGGCTTTACAGGCACGTATACGTGGGCCGACCCAGAGGAAGAAATCGTTTATGTTTTTCTTTCGAATAGGACCTATCCTACCGCATCGAACACACTTTTGGTCAAATCAAGCTTAAGAACCAGGATTCAACAGGCTATTTATGATGCTATCATAAATTAAATAGTAATTTAGTAAAATGAAGATTGCTATAGTATGTTATCCAACTTTTGGTGGTAGTGGCGTGGTTGCGACAGAACTGGGCATTGCCCTTGCCAACCGTGGCCACGAAGTGCATTTTGTGACTTACAAACAACCAGTGCGTCTAGAGCTTTTGAGCAACAGAATCCATTTTCACGAGGTACACGTTCCTGAATATCCATTGTTTCAATACCAACCTTATGAGCTGGCCTTATCCAGTAAATTGGTAGATACGGTAAAATTATACGGTATTGAATTACTGCATGTACATTATGCCATTCCCCATGCCTATGCAGGCTATATGGCCAAACAAATGCTAAAGGAAGAGGGCATTTACATTCCTATGATAACTACCCTTCACGGGACCGATATTACATTGGTGGGTAAACATCCTTTTTATAAGCCTGCGGTTACATTCAGCATAAACAAGTCAGATGTGGTTACCTCGGTATCAGAAAATTTAAAACAGAGCACTCAAGATATCTTTGATATCAAAAAGGAGATTGAGGTAATTCCTAATTTTATTGATAAGAGAAAATACAGTTCAAGCTTTACCGACTGTCAACGTTCGCTAATGGCAAATGATGACGAGAGAATAGTCACCCATATCAGTAATTTCAGGAAGGTAAAACGTATACCGGATGTAATCCGCATTTTCGAGAAAATTCAAAAAAGTATCCCCGCCAAATTGATTATGGTAGGCGAGGGGCCCGAAAAAGAAGGTGCCGAACTTTTGTGCGAACAATTGGGTATTTCCGATAAAGTGATTTTCTTGGGGAACAGTAACGAAATAGATAGAATTCTATGTTTTTCCGATTTGTTTTTGCTACCATCGGAATCGGAAAGTTTTGGTCTTGCGGCTTTGGAGGCCATGATTAACAAAGTAGCCATAATATCCAGTAATACTGGAGGAATACCCGAGGTAAACAAACAGGGTATTACGGGTTATTTGAGCGATGTAGGCAATGTTGACGAAATGGCGCAAAATGCCCTCAGCATACTAAAAGACGATACAGTTCTAGAAAGGTTTAAGGAGAGAGCTGTAGAAACTGCTTTGAACTTCGATATTTTAAATATTCTACCGTTATATGAGGAAGTGTATGAGAGGGCATATAGATCCAGATTTAAAAATTCATACTAATATGCGTTTTTTAGTACTCCTTTTTTTTACACTCTCAATTTCGTGCAAAACCCAGTCTGCCAAGAACACAAAGTACGATTCGTCCCGGTACGCCCCAAATATGATTTTACAGGATAATTATTCCGGTTCGGAAACATCTGAAAATGTCGTCATTCGAAACAATAAGGAACTACATGGTTTTTTCGCACAGGTCAATAAAACCAGAAAACCGGGAATACCCGTTCCGACAATTGATTTTACCAAAGAAATGGTTGTCGCCATATGTTCGGGAAAAGTTGATGGCAATGTAATGCCAAAACTTTCGTGGGTCAAAGAGGATGATGAAACCATAACCTTCAACGTAGCTAAAGAACCTCTAAATAAAGCTGATGTAACATCAAGCACCTCTCCCTTTCGTCTATATAAAATACCCCTTACCGCAAAGACGATTTCTTTTAAATAACCAACGCATCAAGTTACGTTCCTAATATCGAGTATTTCTACGCTTCACGGTGGTAAGTTTACCGTTTTGTTCATTTGGAATAATTTTGTGTTACCTAACTCCCAAATCTTTACGTAATGAAAATATTTAAGCTCTGTCTATTCGTTTTGGTATGCGGTTTTGTTAACATTGTTGCGTGCCAAGAAATAAATATAGCGCCTAAAGACTCCATCGTACAAAGCTCATGGATGTTTGGAGTAGGATATAACATTGTCGATGATTCCGCTACACCTTTTGGTTGGGACTTTATTAGGATCAAGGATACTTGGAACGCAGTTCCCTACCCATCAAGGTTAAGTATTGGTAAGTTTTGGAAAAACGGTATTGGAGTGACCGTGATAGGAACGTACAACAAGTATGAGGAAGGAAAATTAGTTGACGGTCAAATAAACGCAACGGAACGTGATTACTTTGCACTTGATTTTATGGGGAGTTACGACCTAAATAAAATAGTGGGCCATACCGGATGGTTTGATCCATATGTACACATGGGGGCTGGGTACAGCTCAATCGGTGGTGCTGCAAGGACCACACTCAACGCAGGTTATGGTTTTAGGATATGGCTTAATGAAAAATGGGGTATTGATTTGAATACTATCGGAAAATGGGGATTGGGAGAAGCAGAGAAATCCACAAAACAGCTGCAACATGCAGCTGCAATCGTGTATCAATTTGATATCAATAAAGGGTTGACCAAAAGAGGAATAAAAAAGCTGGAACTATTAGAGGCCATAGAAAAGAAAGAAAAGATATACCAAGATTCCTTGGCAACCGAACTGGAATACCTAGAGAAGGCAAAGCTTTTGGCAAAGAGATTGGAGCATGAAAAAGAAATGGCAAGGCTGGCACAGTTGCAAAAGGATAAAGATGATATAGAAAAAACGAGAAAATCGGATATAGAAAATACAATTAAACAAATAGGAAGTGTTTATTTTGATTTGAATTCTTCTTATCTTAATCCAGA from Costertonia aggregata harbors:
- the bshA gene encoding N-acetyl-alpha-D-glucosaminyl L-malate synthase BshA, whose translation is MKIAIVCYPTFGGSGVVATELGIALANRGHEVHFVTYKQPVRLELLSNRIHFHEVHVPEYPLFQYQPYELALSSKLVDTVKLYGIELLHVHYAIPHAYAGYMAKQMLKEEGIYIPMITTLHGTDITLVGKHPFYKPAVTFSINKSDVVTSVSENLKQSTQDIFDIKKEIEVIPNFIDKRKYSSSFTDCQRSLMANDDERIVTHISNFRKVKRIPDVIRIFEKIQKSIPAKLIMVGEGPEKEGAELLCEQLGISDKVIFLGNSNEIDRILCFSDLFLLPSESESFGLAALEAMINKVAIISSNTGGIPEVNKQGITGYLSDVGNVDEMAQNALSILKDDTVLERFKERAVETALNFDILNILPLYEEVYERAYRSRFKNSY
- a CDS encoding OmpA family protein, which codes for MKIFKLCLFVLVCGFVNIVACQEINIAPKDSIVQSSWMFGVGYNIVDDSATPFGWDFIRIKDTWNAVPYPSRLSIGKFWKNGIGVTVIGTYNKYEEGKLVDGQINATERDYFALDFMGSYDLNKIVGHTGWFDPYVHMGAGYSSIGGAARTTLNAGYGFRIWLNEKWGIDLNTIGKWGLGEAEKSTKQLQHAAAIVYQFDINKGLTKRGIKKLELLEAIEKKEKIYQDSLATELEYLEKAKLLAKRLEHEKEMARLAQLQKDKDDIEKTRKSDIENTIKQIGSVYFDLNSSYLNPESKNKLNSLAQLFKNSPKLKIQMTSHTDSRGGGAYNMWLSERRLKRTMDYLASKGVETSKIDGKSFGEQHIMNECKNGVKCPESKHRVNRRVEFIIMDL
- a CDS encoding glycoside hydrolase family 3 N-terminal domain-containing protein; amino-acid sequence: MEKKLHYLIFPFLIAFFWANGQQNPLRVSDSLAQQGWVNSTYNGMTLEEKIGQLFMVMVASNDTKTNTDKVKKLITEHQIGGVIFSKGGPVRQAKLTNTYQALSKTPLLVGLDAEWGLAMRLDSTYAFPWNMTLGAITDSSIVEKVGKRIGEHAKRLGVHINFAPDVDINTNPKNPIIGNRSFGEDRNSVTRNGIAFMKGMQSAGVLTSGKHFPGHGDTSVDSHKALPKIDFTRQRLDSIEMYPYENLIQEGLSSIMVAHLSVPALEIQEEIPSSLSEQIISGILKEEMGFQGLVFTDALNMKGVSDYAEDGKTELAAFLAGNDMLLMPKDLEKAKEALLKAYERGRITEQRLSQSVKKILMAKFKVGLHKYEPVVLDSLNEDLNTLADDLLYEEAIENAITVVKNNFSLLPIKKLENKKIAYVKFGDDDGTPFLKELNKYTIVDEIDGKDVASLKKKLTGYNLVIVSLHKSNASPWKGYKFTDNELFWLEEIARDRGSNTILTTYTKPYSLLDVTSFDNLDAVVVGYQNSELAQQKMAQLLFGAIPAKGKLPVSIGSGFPAGTGVLLNDLDRLGYSFPERVGFSSEKLTQVDTLVQVGLDSLMFPGAQVLIARRGKVIYNKSFGKPTYESKEILTNEHIFDLASLTKILATVPMVMKMEEENKIALNTTFQDMIPAYAESELKDVTVLKALSHYGRLPAWIAFYVSTLDKKRKPSTEFYRTSPSDGFSIKVTDKLYLTDAYKDSIYNRIGRQELKSNRYRYSDVAYYVFKKYIENTYGKRLDNLANDFLYNPLGAYKTTYNPLEKFPKNKIVPSEIDKYYRYDVVQGYVHDMGAAMQGGVGGHAGLFSNSNDIAKIMQMYLQGGIYGGERFLDSRTIEKFNKCYFCDENVRRGVGFDKPDLRSGNPTCGCVSRKSFGHSGFTGTYTWADPEEEIVYVFLSNRTYPTASNTLLVKSSLRTRIQQAIYDAIIN